GTGTTCTGGGCGGAACACCTGGTGCATCACCAGAGCGAGGACTACAACCTCACCACTGCCTTGCGCCAGTCTAGCGGTGGGCTGCAGTTGGATTGGGTATTCTATTTACCCCTGCTGCTAATTGGCTTGCCAGCGGAAATGGTGATCGTGGCCGGAGCCATAGATCTGATTTACCAATTCTGGGTACACACGCAAAAAATTCCCAAAATCCGCTGGATGGAATGGCTGCTGATTACCCCCTCTAACCACCGAGTACACCATGCGCAGAACAAGGTGTACGTAGATAAAAACTACGGCGGAATCCTGATCTTATGGGACCGCCTGTTTGGTACCTATCAAGAGGAGCTGGAGGGGGAGCCCTGTATTTACGGTGTGCGCAAACCCCTTAATACCTTCGACCCTCTGGCGGCAAACCTGCAACATCTGAAACGCATGGCGCAAGACGCCTGGTATACAAAAAACTGGTGGGACAAATTTACCCTTTGGTTCCGCCCCACCGGCTATCGTCCCCCAGATGCCGAAGCGGCAATGCCAGTCCCCTCCACCAACCTGAAATCTTTCCAGCGTTACAACCCACAGATTCATCGGGCCCGGCGCAACTACGCGCTGGGCCAGCACCTGTGCTATTCCGCCGCCACCCTGGCACTCCTGTGGTACTACCAGAGCCTGGAAATTCCCTCACTGCTGGGGGCAGTAGCACTGTTGGTTTTTGGCCTGGTAGTCAATGGGCGAATTCTCGATAACCATCCACTGACCAAATATCTGGAACCCTTACGCCTGGCCCTCTACTGCGGGGTGCTGCCGCTGTTAAACACACAATTTGTCCCAATTTTCAGCGCTTATATTGCGATCAGTGCTCTGGTCTGGGGGTGGTTGGCAATCACTTGCAAAGAGGATACAGTCGCTGTCGTTTGCGATTAGCAACAAGGAGTGAACCTCGATTGCAGGATGTTGGTGGTGATCGAGTGATCTCCCGCTGGGCGATCCCGGCCGGGCTCAGAAGGCAGTTTATAGCGCCTCCTGAAACTCCCAACACTTACCCCCCAATTCCGGCCGGGGTTTAGCCTTTTCCTCCTCCTTTTTCCTGGAATTGCGCAACTGCCAGTCACCGCTCAGGTAACGGCTTCGGTTATAATGCGCGCTTTGCCCCCGAACAGGATCAGTTGTGCAAACAGGAACCCTCTATACCGTATCCGCCCCCTCCGGCGCTGGGAAAACCAGTCTCGTCAAAGCACTGGTGGATAGCGACAGTCAGGTCACCGTTTCTATCTCCCATACCACCCGTTCAATGCGTCCGGGCGAGGTCAACGGTGTCGATTACCACTTCGTGTCGCGCGAGGAGTTTCTGGCAATGCTTGAGCAAGATGCCTTCTTCGAGCACGCTCAGGTATACGGTGATAATTACTACGGTACTTCCAAGGGCAGTATCGAGGAAATTCTCGCTGGTGGCCGCGATGTAATCCTGGAAATTGACTGGCAGGGTGCCGCTCAGGTGCGCCGTCTGCACCCAGAGACCGTCGGTATTTTTATTTTGCCACCCTCTCAGGAGGCCCTGCGCGAACGCCTCACAGGTCGAGGCCAGGACGACGAAAGTGTGATCGAGCGTCGTATGGATCAGGCCATTGATGAAATGACCCACTACGTGGAAGCCGACTATCTGGTGATTAACGACGATTTTGCGCAGGCCCTAATAGAGCTTGGCTCCATCTTCACCGCCCAGCGCCAACGTCTGGAAAAGCAACAGAAACGCCACGGTGAACTGTTGCAGGCACTGTTGCGCCATTGAGCCGGTTGATCGAATTGCGTACACTCCCCGGTCCGGTAAAATAACCGGTCCCCCGAACAGAATTCGCCCACCCGGGCACAGTGAATGGAACCGAAAGTTTATGGCACGTATCACCGTTGAAGATTGCCTGGAGCACGTCGACAACCGCTTCGAACTCGTTATCGTGGGTAGTAAGCGCGCCCGCCAGATTGCCACCGGCGGACAGGATCCGATGGTTCCAGAAGAGAACGACAAACCCACGGTTATCGCCCTGCGTGAAATCGAAGAGGGCCTGGTTGATGCGAGCATTCTCGACCAGCCAGATCGTGAAGAGGCCCCGGCACCCATGGCGGCCCCGGCCTATCTGTCCGACCAGGAAATCTGATTTCGATCTGTTCTGACCTAGAGTTTATGAGTTTTACGAGAGGCGCGCGCGGCATTGCACACCATCGATAGTCTGGCCCACCGCCTCTCCTCATACCTGCCTCCCGAGCAAATCCAAATAGTCCGTCGCGCCTATTTCTACGCGGAACAAGCCCACGACGGTCAGCAGCGACGTTCCGGTGAACCCTATGTGACCCACCCTCTGGCGGTGGCCACTATTCTCGCAGGCATGCATATGGATCACGAGAGCCTGGCTGCAGCCATGCTCCACGATGTGATTGAAGACACCGGAATCCCCAAAGCCGCACTGGAGGAGCAGTTTGGTGGCGAGGTTGCCGATATTGTCGACGGTGTATCCAAACTGACCCAGTTTGAGACAGACAGCGCCGCGGAAAAACAGGCGGAAAACTTCCAGAAAATGGCT
The DNA window shown above is from Microbulbifer variabilis and carries:
- the gmk gene encoding guanylate kinase — encoded protein: MQTGTLYTVSAPSGAGKTSLVKALVDSDSQVTVSISHTTRSMRPGEVNGVDYHFVSREEFLAMLEQDAFFEHAQVYGDNYYGTSKGSIEEILAGGRDVILEIDWQGAAQVRRLHPETVGIFILPPSQEALRERLTGRGQDDESVIERRMDQAIDEMTHYVEADYLVINDDFAQALIELGSIFTAQRQRLEKQQKRHGELLQALLRH
- the rpoZ gene encoding DNA-directed RNA polymerase subunit omega produces the protein MARITVEDCLEHVDNRFELVIVGSKRARQIATGGQDPMVPEENDKPTVIALREIEEGLVDASILDQPDREEAPAPMAAPAYLSDQEI
- a CDS encoding sterol desaturase family protein — its product is MDLITFAIPFFLIAVLTELALDRWKGWGLYRLNDALGNLSTGILSRILGLTYKSLFLVIYIPLYQLLQPYYQATGFDWSMSNGWHLALAVLAYDFCYYWKHRICHEVNVFWAEHLVHHQSEDYNLTTALRQSSGGLQLDWVFYLPLLLIGLPAEMVIVAGAIDLIYQFWVHTQKIPKIRWMEWLLITPSNHRVHHAQNKVYVDKNYGGILILWDRLFGTYQEELEGEPCIYGVRKPLNTFDPLAANLQHLKRMAQDAWYTKNWWDKFTLWFRPTGYRPPDAEAAMPVPSTNLKSFQRYNPQIHRARRNYALGQHLCYSAATLALLWYYQSLEIPSLLGAVALLVFGLVVNGRILDNHPLTKYLEPLRLALYCGVLPLLNTQFVPIFSAYIAISALVWGWLAITCKEDTVAVVCD